One Brachionichthys hirsutus isolate HB-005 unplaced genomic scaffold, CSIRO-AGI_Bhir_v1 contig_747, whole genome shotgun sequence genomic window carries:
- the LOC137913693 gene encoding major histocompatibility complex class I-related gene protein-like, with translation MVGLEALKNLVAVLLFELQMGQFTMKTSVLVLVLVLGTGVPGAVGETHSVKYFETASSGVSNFPEFVCVGLIDDVQMDHYDSKTKRAEPKQDWMDKVTAEDPEYWTRQTRIEVGIQEQYKFNMETLRKRFNQSEGVHIVQRLSGCEWDDETGEVTGFEQHGYNGEDFIVLDLKTETWIAPSPQAVITKHRLDHDRARMEYWKHYFTQVCPEWGRKYLEYGRSSLLRTDLPSVFLLQKTPSSPVSCFATGFYPDRAALFWRKDGEELHEEVEHGEILPNHDGTFQMSVDLDLSSAAAEDWRRYDCVFQLFGVKDDLVTRLDKGKIWTNWEEPTNVNAIIIIIITAAVLLVLTAAVGFKLYRQRTGKPRPPSEDSAELTKRLQPEVDMQPEVDMQPEVDMQPEVDIQPEVDIQPEVVIQPAGVGTRTE, from the exons atggtcggactggaagctttaaagaatcttgtggctgttctgttgtttgagctgcagatgggacagttcacgatgaagacctcggttctggttctggttctggttctgggtacaggtgtacctggggcggtgggag agactcactctgtGAAGTATTTCgagacggcgtcttctggagtctcaaacttcccggagtttgtgtgtgttggtttgatcgatgacgtccagatggatcactatgacagtaagaccaagagagcagaacccaaacaggactggatggacaaagtcacagcagaggatccagagtactggacccgACAGACGAGGATCGAAGTGGGGATCCAAGAACAGTACAAATTCAACATGGAAACTTTAaggaagcgcttcaaccaatcagaag gtgtccacattgtCCAGCGGCTgtctggctgtgagtgggacgatgagactggagaggtcactggttttgaGCAGcatggttataatggagaagacttcatcgtcctggacctgaagacggagacatggattgctcccagtcctcaggctgtcatcaccaaacacagattgGATCATGATAGAGCTAGGATGGAATACTGGAAGCATTACTTCACCCAGgtgtgtcctgagtgggggaggaagtatctggagtatgggaggagctctctgctgagaacag acctcccctcagtgtttctcctccagaagactccttcctctcccgtcagctgcttcgctacaggtttctacccagacagagccgctctcttctggaggaaggatggggaggagcttcatgaggaggtggagcacggagagatcctccccaaccatgacggaaccttccagatgagtgtggacctggacctttcatcggcggcggctgaagactggaggaggtacgactgtgtgttccagctcttcggtgtgaaggacgacttggtcaccagactggacaagggaaagatctggaccaactggg aggaacccactaacgtgaacgccatcatcatcatcatcatcactgcagcggttcttctcgtcctcacggctgccgttggattcaagctgtacagacagaggacag gtaaacctcgtccaccttctgaggacagcgctgagctcacgaagagactgcagccagaggtggacatgcagccggaggtggacatgcagccggaggtggacatgcagccggaggtggacatccagccagaggtggacatccagccagaggtcgtcatccagccggcgggcgttgggacaaggacagaatga
- the LOC137913684 gene encoding mitochondrial adenyl nucleotide antiporter SLC25A23-like: protein MFDIGEHLTVPDEFSERERRSGLVWKQLVAGAMAGAVSRTGTAPLDRLKVFLQVHGSKSQGMNLWSGLRGMIKEGGVFSLWRGNGINVLKIAPESAIKFMAYEQMKCLIRGSKEGGSLRVQERFIAGSLAGATAQTIIYPMEVLKTRLTLRTTGQYSGVADCAGKILKVEGAQAFYRGYLPNTVGIIPYAGIDLAVYETLKNAWLQRYCLDSADPGVLVLLGCGTISSTCGQLASYPLALIRTRMQAQAITEGKPKLTMVGQFKYIIPHEGDMYRGITPNFLKVIPAVSISYIVYERMKKILGVG, encoded by the exons atgtttgacatcGGAGAACATCTGACTGTGCCAGACGAGTTCTCAGAGCGTGAGCGGCGCTCAGGTttggtgtggaagcagctggttgCTGGGGCGATGGCAGGCGCTGTGTCCCGAACAGGCACTGCACCATTGGACCGTCTaaaagtcttcctgcag gtacatggttctaaatctcaaggaatgaatctctggtctggactgaggggaatgatcaaggaaggaggcgtgttctcactctggaggggaaatgggaTCAATGTCCTCAAGATTGCTCCTGAATCGGCCATTAAGTTTATGGCCTATGAACAG aTGAAGTGCTTGATTCGGGGCAGTAAAGAGGGGGGCTCTTTAAGGGTACAAGAAAGGTTTATCGCTGGATCTTTGGCAGGAGCTACTGCCCAGACCATCATCTACCCAATGGAG GTGCTGAAGACTCGTCTTACGCTGAGGACGACTGGACAGTACTCGGGTGTGGCTGATTGTGCCGGGAAGATCCTGAAGGTGGAGGGAGCCCAGGCTTTCTACAGGGGCTACCTGCCAAATACAGTCGGCATCATTCCTTATGCTGGTATCGATTTGGCCGTGTACGAG ACTCTGAAGAACGCTTGGCTTCAGAGGTACTGCTTAGACTCTGCAGATCCTGGAGTTCTTGTGCTCCTGGGCTGTGGTACCATCTCAAGTACCTGTGGACAGCTGGCGTCCTATCCCCTGGCTCTCATCCGCACACGTATGCAGGCACAAG ccattacTGAAGGGAAACCCAAGCTGACCATGGTGGGCCAGTTCAAGTACATCATACCACACGAGGGTGATATGTACCGAGGCATCACCCCCAACTTTCTCAAAGTCATTCCAGCTGTCAGCATCTCCTACATAGTGTATGAGCGCATGAAGAAAATCCTCGGGGTGGGTTAG